A single window of Anomaloglossus baeobatrachus isolate aAnoBae1 chromosome 5, aAnoBae1.hap1, whole genome shotgun sequence DNA harbors:
- the LOC142313144 gene encoding uncharacterized protein LOC142313144, producing MELSLSSKRTTPERCPRPLLPQDCKQEDPDVPQDVFPPVLSTDDCIGSSDGPLLSSELKTDDQSITHDTYEEHAVVPDIPPALQRKELSSDIFKQVQNSHLFQNSKQNKSYSRDVEHEMAPTRKRPLSCSKCGKRFIWKSHLVRHQMIHTGEKPLCSECGKRFIWKSDLVRHQRSHTGEKPFSCSECGKCFIRKSELVRHQRSHTGKKPFSCSECGKCFIRKSELVEHQRSHTGEKPFLCSECGKCFIQNSHLVRHQKNHRGEKPFSCSECGKCFIQKSQLVSHQKYHTGEKPFSCSECGKCFIWKSELVSHHRSHTGEKPFSCSECGKCFIHKSHLFRHQKNHTGEKPFSCSECGKCFIQKSDLVIHQRFHTGEKPFSCSECGKCFTRKSYLVDHRKLHTG from the exons ATGGAGTTGA gtctatccagtaagaggacaacaccagagagatgtccccgtcctcttctcccacaggactgtaaacaagaagatcccgatgttcctcaggatgtgtttcctccagttctatcca cagatgactgtatcggGAGTTCAGATGGACCTCTACTATCTTCAGAATTGAAAACAGACgatcaaagtatcacacatgatacatatgaagagcatgctgttgtcccagatatacctccagcccTTCAAAGGAAAGAACTATCATCTGatattttcaaacaagtccaaaattcccatTTATTCCAGAAttctaagcaaaataaaagttacagcagggatgtggaacatgaaatggCTCCCACAAGGAAGAGACCAttatcatgttcaaaatgtgggaaacgttttatttggaaatcacatcttgttagacatcagatgattcacacaggggagaagccgttatgttcagaatgtgggaaacgttttatttggaaatcagatcttgttaggcatcaaagatctcacacaggggagaagccgttttcatgttcagagtgtgggaaatgttttattcggaaatcagaacttgttaggcatcaaagatctcacacaggaaagaagcctttttcatgttcagagtgtgggaaatgttttattcggaaatcagaacttgttgaacatcaaagatctcacacaggggagaagccatttttatgttcagagtgtgggaaatgttttattcagaattcacaccttgttagacatcagaaaaatcacagaggggagaagccattttcatgttcagaatgtgggaaatgttttattcagaaatcacaacttgtttcgcatcagaaatatcacacaggggagaagccattttcatgttcagagtgtgggaaatgttttatttggaaatcagaacttgtttcgCATcatagatctcacacaggggagaagccattttcatgttcagaatgtgggaaatgttttattcacaaATCACACCtttttagacatcagaaaaatcacacaggggagaagccattttcatgttcagaatgtgggaaatgttttattcagaaatcagatcttgttatacatcaaagatttcacacaggggagaagccattttcatgttcagaatgtggtaaatgttttactaggaaatcatatCTTGTTGATCATAGAAAACTTCACAcgggataa